The Pirellulales bacterium genome contains a region encoding:
- a CDS encoding C-terminal binding protein yields MPRFQVLLTDYAWPEIDIERETLREIDAELIVPPDTQPATLARLATSADAIMTCWAQVSASVIDAGPRLKIVSRLGIGLDNIDVARCTQLGIPVTNVPDYCLIEVAEHTLAILLALGRNIGHYHHATQSGTYQLQSGPELRRLEGQTLGIFGYGNIGQKLAQKALALGLRVLVNSRTRRELPPGAAWAAIPELLRNSDYVSLHVPLTPETRDMISGPELAQMKPTAFLINTSRGGLVDHAALAAALAANKIAGAGLDVQVPEPPDLTQAPYNDPRVIVTPHAAFVSRESLANLRSRAARQVADRLTGKTPENVVNPQTLGAGGHS; encoded by the coding sequence ATGCCCCGTTTTCAAGTACTCCTCACGGATTATGCCTGGCCCGAGATTGACATCGAGCGCGAAACCCTGCGGGAGATCGACGCCGAATTGATCGTCCCCCCCGACACCCAGCCCGCCACGCTGGCCCGCCTGGCCACATCGGCGGATGCCATCATGACATGTTGGGCGCAAGTTTCCGCTAGCGTCATTGACGCCGGCCCCCGCCTGAAAATTGTCAGTCGTCTGGGGATCGGCCTGGATAATATCGACGTCGCCCGCTGCACCCAACTGGGCATTCCCGTGACTAATGTGCCGGATTATTGCCTGATCGAAGTCGCCGAACACACGCTCGCGATTCTCCTGGCCTTGGGGCGCAATATTGGCCATTACCATCACGCCACCCAGTCGGGCACCTATCAACTGCAATCCGGGCCAGAGCTGCGCCGCCTGGAGGGGCAAACGCTGGGCATCTTTGGCTATGGCAATATCGGCCAAAAACTGGCACAAAAAGCCCTCGCGCTGGGCCTGCGCGTCTTGGTCAACAGCCGCACCCGCCGCGAGCTTCCCCCGGGTGCCGCGTGGGCGGCCATCCCCGAATTGCTGCGAAACAGCGACTATGTTTCTTTGCATGTACCGCTGACACCCGAAACACGGGATATGATCAGCGGGCCGGAGCTGGCGCAGATGAAACCCACAGCGTTTTTGATTAATACCTCGCGCGGGGGCTTGGTTGATCACGCGGCCCTGGCGGCGGCATTGGCGGCCAATAAAATCGCTGGAGCTGGACTAGATGTGCAAGTCCCGGAACCGCCGGACCTGACTCAGGCTCCCTACAATGACCCGCGGGTGATAGTGACGCCGCACGCGGCGTTTGTCTCGCGCGAGTCGCTGGCAAATCTGCGCAGCCGTGCGGCGCGGCAGGTGGCGGACCGGCTGACGGGTAAAACGCCAGAAAACGTGGTCAACCCGCAAACCTTGGGGGCTGGCGGGCATTCTTGA